The genomic segment taactgttccctggtgcattctccatggcaaagcctttACCAATCAAAGTCctcttgtcaaccaatcagcaccctcttctcaagCAGTGTGAATTGTGGTCCCCTTTACATTTGCTACTCTTGTGATtcttctgtcctgatgagtgaaagatgaaaagccatggcagcatgtctctttatttcagcaatactaaaaGACAAACTTCTTGTAATACATTCCACATTTAATTGTATATAGTTTAAGCCATTTAATCAATTTGTTTTGGCAACTAAACCCCAGTTTTCTCCTTCAGTTGTTGGAATTCAACTAGTGGCCTGGGGCTTTTACCCATTCAGTTGCTGAACCTAGTTTAAAGTCCTTCAAGGAACCTTGTTATGACGTGAGGCAAGATGTCAATGTGCCTCTGTTACCTGAGTACAGCAAATAGTTTATTGAAAGTTATCTTCACTTATCCATTTTCCACTGATAATCAATTCACACAAAGAGGCTGATAATCACAGAGGGACCGTAAGGGTTAGGTGCAATTCCAAAGCATCAATAACAAAAACTTGACTAAGTAATCATTGTGTGTTCTTTCTTTTCCCTGTTGCTGTAAATTGATGTCGTAGCTGTGATATTTCAATTTACATTGGATATTCTCGTGTCGTTTTGCGCAGTCTATTAAAAGTGTTGAGTTGGACTTGTAAAACCAATAAAAACTGCAACAATGGAAGCTTCAAATTTTTTAAGCACAATATCATTCtgaatataatattttggaaggGAGTATAATTAGAAATAATTTAGATTTTTGCTGATTAATCTGACGAATGGATAAGATATTTTATTGCCTATAGAAGACCATGGCACCAGAGATTTTCTTTCCCCAAGCTGCTGATTCTTCCTGgggtgtagtttgaagtgtgctGACAGATCCCCTCTCCCCAAAGTGGCCATTCTTAATGTATCGACGTAGACAGTGAGCGTCAAATTATTTAACCATGATTTTCAAAAAATGCATTCATAGTATATTCTGGGACTCATGACCCCATATGTTTGTGCTAAAAGTCAGCAATGGTGCTATCTACCAGCATGTAACGCACCTTACACTTGTATTTTGCATTAGGTAATGGAAATTACCTACTGCACATGGCTGAATGTATAATCAGTTTCCCGAGATCGTTTCCATTTTGGTATGGAGTTTGCTCCTTATTTGCTGAAGGCATTAGCTCtcatgcatccctgattttaatcactcccacCATTGGTagttgtgtcttcagctgcctagatcctaagctctggaatttgctccctaGACCTCCCTACCGCTtcctccttctttaagatgctccttaaaatataCCTCTTGGACCAAGCTAGTAGTTGTTTGGCCTAATACCTTACTTatatggctcggtgtcaaattttgtttgataatgctcctacaaaagtgctatataaatgcaagtttcacAGATGGCTGTTGCTCGCTGATGTCTCCAAGTATCAGTTATTCTCACATGAAACTTGACTGCGAATACCATAAAGTTAATTGAGGAAGTCATTATGGCCAAGATCAGGCATACCCTTGTCTAGAATGCAGTCTTCCAGCATGAATTGCTCTTTgccaatcaggagcaggaaccaagTCCAATTTTTCCCTTGTCCAGGAATGCTTTGGCTAATTGTGTACACCCTTAATAGCGCCTGACTCAGCTAACTCAGTATAGATTGGAGTTTCAATCTGACTTTAACTCTGACCTATCAGTTGAGACTAGTTGAAGATTTCTGGTAAGCATTCTGTTTACCAAGCTTGGTTGCTTTTCTTTGGTATAGAAATATGAGATTCATTTTCCTAGTTGAAGCATAGATATTACAGATTTAGAACCCATATTTCCATCTATACATTGTTTAAGGTCATTCTATAGTAAGGTCAATTGTGATAGCAAAGTTCTAACACCAGAGACCAACAATGCAAACACAGAAATCATGAAACTCTGACTCCTGACATGTTCGAGGCCAGAGGATGAAAGGCTAATAGTTTGTAGTTTAACCTTGGCATGAATAACTGATGCATTAAATACTGAAACTTGTACTTCTACAGTGAAATAAGTACTTTGGAGTTCAACTACCAAATGCTACTGTTTGATTTAATTCTTAAGAGAAGAAAGTCTGTTTTATAAGGGACATTGAAAATGTGTATTGGTACCTGTGTGTTGTAGGGGATACTCGGTACTTCATGCAATTGGGATGAGTTCATGTACTAGAAATAGCCACTGCTTGTGCGGAAGCTCCAAGTTTctcagcttgaggggctgaatacaaTATTTGTGGCATTTCAGAAACTAAAGGTTCTTAGAAAGCACATTATTGGGTGTTGTCAGCCTTGCGCAAATTTGTTGCTGAGGCAAAAGGAGTTTGAACAATAGCACAGGGGCCTATGAAAGACCATAAGAAGGTATCTTGTCCATGAAACTCACCACCTGCTCCCATGACCCTATTCCCACCAAACTGCTGGCCACCTTCACTTTCTGGCGCCCATGTTAGCTAATAATGTTAATTGTTCTCTCTCCTCAAATTCTGACACCCTCTCCTCCAAATCTGCCATTGTCACCCCATTCCTCAAAAAACCCAACACTTAacccctctgtccttgcaaacttcTGCCTCATTTCCATCCTGCATTATTCATAAATGCAAGACATTTTTTGTGAACAATACAAATGCATGTAGTTACTTACTGAATAGAATAGTTCACTTTCTCCACCTAATTCTATTTAAACACTTTTTTACTGTAACAATCCAATAATCATCAGAATTGTTCGATGCTTGTCTTCAGATGCAAGCTTTCTGACCAAAAAATTCTTATCAAGGTTACAGGAGGTTTAAGTCGTTTAAGGTTACTCTGTTtgtattttaaaataaacaatGCAGCATTATCGTTCAAAGTTTGAGCTAAAATGACCTTCATTAGTGAAGTTGAAAAACAAATCACCTGTTTACTTGCGAGTATAAAGGCACCCAGCCTACTGCAATCTCCAGCACAATTCAAGGAATTGTGTGGACCTCAATTGACTCCAATCTTCCACGACACTCCAccaaaagaagcaaaatgaaGTTATTGATCATTGCACTGGTCTGTATCCAACTCTCTGAGTGTTTCCACAAGTAAGTCATTAAGCAATTTAATAACTTGACACCACTTGAAATTTTCACCAGATTATATGCTAGTTGGTGTGCATTTTGTTAAGAGGGATGTTTGTTTAAAGGAAAAGTTAATTCTGAAATAACTAAGCTTCATTTGCAGTCACGTATTAGAAGCAGGAAAACTAGTTATTGTCATACATGCCAAAATGAAAGACAGCCTTTGAAATTCTCAGTGTCAGAGGGACTGTGGATGCTCCAACATTGAACATATTGAAGAGAGCGATTGATGtatttttgggtactaagggaatccttaaggggatagtgcaggaaggtgaagTTGATGTAGAAAATCAGTCATGATATTGAATGGTGTGGCAGGCTTTAGgggacgaatggcctactccctgcTCCTATCTCTAATGTTCTTAAGATGGATAACTAGACAATATGAGCAAAAACTTAACAAGTTTAAGGGAAGATGGGAATTATTTCCCACAGTTTGGATGAAGAAGTCTCTTTATCCATTTGATTGTATCTGTCCAGAATACCAACCCTGTTTTTGGGGAGAGGGAGCCATAGTaaaaatgtcactggactagtaacccaggggCCTagtctaatgctctggagacatgggttcaaatcccaccatggcagctggtggaattaaaattcaattcataaatctggaattgaaagctggtgtcagtgatggtgaccatgacaacaatcaaagattgttgttaaaaaaaagacatctggttcactaatgctccttatgaaaggaaatctgccagccttctccagtctggcctacatgtgcctccagacccacagcaatgtggttgactcttgaattgaacacttcagagagcagttaaagaCAATTACAGacgggcaacagatgctggccttgccaatgattcccgcatcccatgaaagaataaaggaaaagaaaaaccttTAATATCCACCTAAACAGACAGGCAGAACCGTCACATCTTGCACCAATAAAGGTGCCTCTGAGAAATGCAACAGTCGGTCTCTGTGGCGCAATCTGTTAGCCCGTTTGGCTGTTAACCGAAAGGTTGGTGGTTCGAAGCCACCCAGGGACGAAGCTGTCGCAGTTTTCTCCCCATTAGCCTTCACTGGCACACAGTTCCTTGTTGTCATTGGGCCCTTCAACTGAATGTCAAGACTCCAGAAAAGTTGCCGGCTGTACTGATGGACTGGCTCAAATTCCCAAACCCTTCTGACCAAAACAGCAGAGTGCTATCAACGAACTCAGATTGCGTCACTTAAATAATTCAAGGAAATGAGTTAGATAAACATCTAATTAAGAAGGAGATTGAAGGATAACTTGGGGGAAAGGTAAGCAATAATTCATGGGATGCCCTGGTTCCTGTGCTGCTTACACAAAGTAATTGCTGTGCTTAGGAACCTTCAAAGCCAAGTAGTGAAATGCACGTGGGGATGAACAGAAATCCTGGGATACATTTTGCAAACTTCCTTTCAAGAGGTTAAATGGGTAGAATCCCTCATAAGAGTTGACAAAAGGTTATTATTCTGGATTTTGGTTACTGATCTGCTAAAATCTTGGGAATTTTCTGGAAATGACTGAAACACAAGCACAACCTTTTATTCAGTCTGCAGGAATTAGATTTGATTCTGGACAAGTCAGTGTGTAAAATACAGAAAAAAAGCAAGCTTAATAGTGTAAGTGcaagctcagttggctagacgattcagaataacaccaacagcacAGGCCTGATCTccgttctggctgaggtagaattggggcttgcctcctcaccctgccctgtaACACAGTTACAGTGTAAGCAGTGGTTCAGTGGCCCTTAATTGGGGATGAAGAATAGTGTGAGAAAGGATCTAATTCTCATCGGGATCTGAACTCTTTTGAATTGTGTCAAATCTTGGAATTGTGTCAAATCTTGGAATGACAGTGAGTTCGTAAGTCTCACTTTTAAAGAAAGTTTGTTCCAGCTCTCAATTATTTGCTCACTGTCGATGGGCTTTTAACCTTTCAGAATGCCTTTGCACAGAGGTAAATCTGTGCGCGAGATCCTGAAAGAGCGTGGGGAGCTGAAAAAGTTCTTAGAAACTCACAAATATGATCCCGCCTTGAAGTACCGGCATCTCTTCCCCGGATACGAGTCAGAAGTTGCAGATGAGCCGCTCCTGAATTTCATAAACGTAAGTAAGAAAGGAAACTAATGTAAAGCAGAGGGAGGAATGTCGTCAAGTGAGGCTGAGTTAAAATGCTGTTGCATTGGGTTTGAGTTCCACGAGAGGCTGACTGTCCAGCTCATGTCAGCAGGGACAATGAGCAGCCAGACTGGTGATTATAAACTCTGATTTTTCAGCTCTCTGTTGGGTTTATAATCCCTTCTGCAACTGCCGCTTTCCAAGGAGAAGAGCACAGGAACGTCCCAGTGCAGGAATAGTCAACCTTAATAAGAAGGAGAGCCATTTAAAAAACAATTCAGTCAAAAACACAATAACTGGTTACTCAAATACCAGTAATAATGAAAAACAGGACAGAGACATGTTTTAGCAACATTTGATACAGAATAAGTTGTTCTCACGATTACAGTGTCAACAAAAGTTTAAGAAACAAGACATGATTACCGTCAAATGGATTTGATTGATCAAGGTGGGGAGGTCTACATGAGTCTGGAGCCATAGGTTGCAGACCCCTACTCCAGCCTAAGAAGCCAATAGCTGAtcctttcttcagtctttcattCCCAGAGCTATTCCCCTTTTTTAAACTTTTCTAGTTTTTAATGagtcagatttaaaataatttgagATTGATATTTTGGTTTCTCCCACTGATTAATGACAAAGCATGATTTTTATCCGGAGTAACAATGATCAATTCTAAGTTCCATTTTCAAACTTACACCAGAACTTCTACTATGGATCCATTACAATTGGTACCCCACCTAGGAGTTTCGAGGTTCTGTTTGACACTGGCTCTTCTAACCTTTGGGTCCCATCCATCTACTGTGACAGCGCAGCATGCAGTGAGTATAACTCAAACAAGTGATTATTCTCCCGGTTCTTTTTTGCCATTGTATGATCAGTTTACTTGCCACAGCCTTTGAAGGAAATAAATCATGATTCATTCCTTTCTTTTCAGGCCACCATAAGAGATATAATCCAAATCTATCCTCAACATTCAAAACAAATGGACAGCGCTTCAGCATAGCTTATGGTTCTGGTAGTTTAACTGGATATTTTGGATATGACACTGTTAACGTAAGTATTACATGGTTCTAACCAAAAAGGTATCAGTCATTTCAAAAAGATGACccttcatttatatagcatcttttgtGGCCTTGGGATGCCCCAAAAATACTTAATACAGCTTTAatacaggaaatgtggcagccaatttgggcTTAACCAGgttcacaaacaacaatgagataattaccaggtaatctgtttttaatgatattggttgagggatatagATGGACCCTGCTCTTGTGCTGccggatcttttacatccacttgagagggcagacggggtcCCAgatttaatgtcttatccaaaagatggcaccgctgatggtgctgcaccccctcagtactgtactacaGCGTCAGCCTAGAatttcaagtctctggagtaggaccTGAACCCAGAATACTCTGACTCTGAGGCGAGAGTGCTATCTACTGAGTCGTTGATAATTAGCCTAAGCTTTAATGCCTCAGCGATTGATAGAGTGGAGCTTTCACCCTGCTGTTGATGCCCTGCTAATTCTAACCATATTTCCAATGCAAGGGTCATTTACCTGCAGGAGGTAGAGTTATATCAGGGTATACAAGGTTTGCCAGGGAATTATGCCAGTATAAGAGAGGAGACATATTGGGCCAGGTCTATTGATACATTACTATTTCTCCAGTTTCGTTTTGATCATCAAATGGTCAATTACCTTCCTCCAACTTTTTAAGAAACACATGATATGTCAACCCTCACTTTTCAATTCACCTTTTGTGTGGATTTCTGAATGCCAGACTATAGGGCCCTGTGTCCAATATCCAAAAAGAACATAAATCTACTTGTATTTAACATGCAGCTACCCACATGTGAGCAGGCTCATTTCCCCTCAGCTAGACCTGACAGGTAGGTGACAATGCAAAGGAATGCAGTCTCTCCCGAGTTTTTTACCTCTTTGTTCCCAGCCTGGACCTGCTGAAACATTGGTGGGTGCAAGGCAGAAAGCCCAGGCTAATGTGAATTGTGCATCAAAGGTCCTAGGTATTGACTGCACACTGCTTCttgcaggggaggtggtggtgtagtgttattgtcactgcaTTGCTAATCCAAAGgcccccagggtaatgctctggggacctgggtacaaaccccaccatggcagatggtggaatttgaattcaataaaaaatctggaattaaaagtctaatgatggccatgaaaccattgccaatttttgtaaaaacccatctggctcagtaatgtcctttagagaaggaaatctgccattcctaCCTGgtttagcctacatgtgactccagaccccacagcaatgtggttgactcttaaatgtcctctaaacaagggcaattggataggcaataaatgctggcatagccagtgacgcccacatcccaagaatgaattaaaaaaaatgatatTGCAGTCATTTTCTCTTGCCTGTGTTAATCAGCCCCAATGATGTCCAGTATTACTGACCGCTGCTGCCTACATAGATAACCAAAAGGTATAAAGTTCACATGAAAATGAAGCAGTCTACTGGCAGTTTGTCATTTGGAACAATTGATCCAATAATTTTAATTAAGCAATGAAAATGGCACAGCAAAGTATGAATTTATTACTAAATATTGGATTACCAGATGAGACGAATTTAGCAATTTTGGATCAGAGGAGAGGACTACCAAGTACCAGGGAGTGATGTTCAGGTCAGAATCTCATCTCCTGCTGCTTGCGTTTTCATCCAAAGGCTTATGATGTCATAAGTTGAGTTGATGGTTACCTTATAATTCAAATAGAGAATGTTACAAATATCATTGCAGTAAAATCAATGAGTAATGTTAGCACAGTTGATTTCCACAAGGTACTGTCTCAAGTTAACGCTGCACTAAGAAAATGTTTTGTTGCTGCTCTTATGAGTTATTTAAATGTCAGCCATGGGACTCGGGTTGAGGCCTATGATTCCCCAAGCTCGCCAAAACCAGAGATCAAAAAAAGGGCAAGTTGAGACATGGGATGGCCTCTTCTGTCTTGCTCCAGCTGATGGGTTGTACAGTGGCGTTACTGTGGTACATGAGGAGTTTGGTGGTAGCTCCCCAAGTCTGAACCGAGATTGTGCCGAATCTGGTGTTCAAGCAAAATGATGTAAAGGAATAAAACTATTCTGCTCATTTTGAAACAATCTGTATTAGGAGCATTGTTGTTGGTTTTGAATGAATCAATCAATGGCTCAGGTTTTGGAATCATCAGTCAGTTGGATTGAATTTTGTTTCTAAGCTTTTGTGTAATATTTCCTGTTCctctttttgtttccctcccaaGGTTGCAGGCATTTCTATTCCAAATCAGGAATTTGGTCTCAGTCTGTCTGAACCCGGGACTGCCTTTGAGTATTCCAAATTTGGTGGAATCCTTGGTCTTGCATACCCAGGACTTTCAGCAGGGGGTGCCACAACAGTGTTCGATAGCATGATGCATGATAATCTGGTGTCATCACCGATGTTTTCTGTATACCTGGGCAGGTAAGAGGATGCGATCATAATGAAATAATGAAATCAACTAAAGGATAGTCTGCATTAAACTGATTGTCTTGACCAAAACTTGAGGGAGACGTTTCTTAAGAAATCGTGGGAATCCCATAGTCTAAAACTCAAATAGATGAT from the Carcharodon carcharias isolate sCarCar2 chromosome 9, sCarCar2.pri, whole genome shotgun sequence genome contains:
- the LOC121282623 gene encoding LOW QUALITY PROTEIN: gastricsin-like (The sequence of the model RefSeq protein was modified relative to this genomic sequence to represent the inferred CDS: substituted 1 base at 1 genomic stop codon) is translated as MKLLIIALVCIQLSECFHKXVIKMPLHRGKSVREILKERGELKKFLETHKYDPALKYRHLFPGYESEVADEPLLNFINNFYYGSITIGTPPRSFEVLFDTGSSNLWVPSIYCDSAACSHHKRYNPNLSSTFKTNGQRFSIAYGSGSLTGYFGYDTVNVAGISIPNQEFGLSLSEPGTAFEYSKFGGILGLAYPGLSAGGATTVFDSMMHDNLVSSPMFSVYLGRESSSQIGGEVTFGGVDDTLYTGEIVWVPVLQELYWLIPMQGVLLDGQPTFCTQGCQAMVDTGTSLLTAPSQELEQLLQKIGAYQDEYGEYAVNCDTVGNLPSLTFVINGVDLTIPASAYIQQSYGVCAVGFESTYLRAPTENGPFWILGDVFLREFYSIYDRGNNRMGFAKAV